A window of the Cystobacter fuscus genome harbors these coding sequences:
- a CDS encoding alkaline phosphatase family protein, protein MSRRDGKKGWKGVLVLSAVAGAVTGGCKGHEPPAPTPAARHRMIVFVWDGLRPDFINPEDTPNVHALRTRGVWFNDNHSTYPTFTLINGATFATGAFPGATGFNGNFAYAPSASGQNASGVETNFRRPVAVDDWRLLDNLAAYYEQSFHEPLLNAKTLFSSARAAGLVTATVGKSGPAYLQDSSREGLIIDENTVWPLASAQDMQQRGFPLPATTPVMYPAGSLTLAADNGAPTGTSAFVYFSDGKTPDPSDRGGGRNITQNANLTKYFTDYVLPVHSPDLALIWLRTVDATEHDYGPGSPNALLALRAQDQFLGRILAQLEAQQQLDSTNILIASDHSHSTVSGPLSLFPKRAVVEDPGTGKNKVGGVSDSGYSVSGFVRSADLLTRAGFHAYDGAGCNLSAVLGGIRADGSLVYPVQTDTTGALCGTPGTQYTTPAYAVPQTLPEDAIIIAAPGGSDQFYIPSRDPALVRRLVTFLQSREEYDAIFVDSRYGSIPGTFPASDVNIQNASGRSPDVTVSFSWDDTAVVGSKSGIEFSSYALYRGMHGSFSPTDVHNTLVAAGPDFKQGYTDSLPSGNVDVAPTVAHLLGLPLPTAQGRVLYEALTTGGVPETRYTSTPVEVNTSTVSGLSFQLPTDPSGAALDTALTGEYSATLHLKRLSDADGKTYTYFDFARVTRR, encoded by the coding sequence ATGAGTCGACGCGATGGGAAGAAGGGGTGGAAGGGAGTCCTCGTGCTCTCGGCGGTGGCGGGGGCTGTCACGGGGGGATGCAAGGGGCACGAGCCGCCCGCGCCGACGCCCGCCGCGCGTCACCGGATGATCGTCTTCGTCTGGGACGGGCTGCGGCCGGACTTCATCAATCCGGAGGACACGCCGAACGTGCATGCGTTGAGGACGCGGGGCGTGTGGTTCAACGACAACCACTCGACCTATCCGACCTTCACGTTGATCAACGGCGCGACGTTCGCGACGGGCGCCTTTCCGGGGGCGACGGGCTTCAATGGCAACTTCGCCTATGCGCCGAGCGCCTCGGGGCAGAACGCGAGTGGGGTGGAGACGAACTTCCGCCGGCCCGTCGCGGTGGATGACTGGCGGCTCCTGGACAACCTGGCCGCCTACTACGAGCAGAGCTTCCACGAGCCCCTGCTCAACGCGAAGACGCTCTTCTCGTCGGCGCGGGCCGCGGGGCTGGTGACGGCGACCGTGGGCAAGAGCGGACCGGCGTATCTCCAGGACTCGTCGCGCGAGGGGCTCATCATCGACGAGAACACGGTCTGGCCGCTCGCGTCCGCGCAGGACATGCAGCAGCGCGGCTTCCCCCTGCCGGCGACCACGCCGGTCATGTACCCGGCGGGCAGTCTCACCCTGGCGGCGGACAACGGCGCGCCGACCGGCACGAGCGCGTTCGTGTACTTCTCCGACGGCAAGACGCCCGATCCGTCCGATCGGGGGGGCGGCCGCAACATCACGCAGAACGCGAACCTGACGAAGTACTTCACGGACTACGTGCTTCCCGTGCACTCGCCGGACCTGGCGCTCATCTGGCTGCGCACGGTGGATGCCACGGAACACGACTACGGACCGGGCTCGCCCAACGCCCTGCTGGCCCTGCGCGCGCAGGACCAGTTCCTCGGCCGGATCCTCGCCCAGCTCGAGGCGCAGCAGCAGCTCGACTCGACGAACATCCTCATCGCCTCGGATCACTCGCACTCGACGGTGTCGGGGCCCCTGTCGCTGTTTCCCAAGCGGGCCGTCGTGGAGGATCCGGGGACGGGCAAGAACAAGGTGGGTGGGGTGAGCGACAGTGGCTATTCGGTGTCCGGCTTCGTGCGCAGCGCGGATCTGCTGACGCGCGCGGGCTTCCATGCGTATGACGGAGCGGGGTGCAACCTGTCGGCGGTGCTCGGCGGCATCCGCGCGGATGGCAGCCTCGTGTATCCGGTCCAGACGGACACGACGGGCGCGTTGTGCGGCACGCCGGGCACGCAGTACACGACGCCGGCCTACGCGGTGCCCCAGACCCTGCCGGAGGATGCCATCATCATCGCCGCGCCGGGAGGCTCGGATCAGTTCTACATCCCGAGCCGGGATCCCGCGCTGGTGCGCCGGCTGGTGACCTTCCTGCAGAGTCGCGAGGAGTACGACGCCATCTTCGTGGACTCGCGTTACGGGAGCATTCCGGGCACGTTCCCCGCCTCGGACGTGAACATCCAGAACGCTTCCGGGCGCAGTCCGGACGTGACGGTGAGCTTCAGCTGGGATGACACCGCGGTGGTGGGCAGCAAGTCGGGCATCGAGTTCAGTTCGTATGCGCTGTACCGGGGCATGCACGGCAGCTTCAGTCCGACGGACGTGCACAACACGCTCGTCGCGGCGGGGCCGGACTTCAAGCAGGGCTACACGGACAGTCTGCCGAGCGGCAACGTGGACGTGGCGCCCACGGTGGCCCATCTGCTCGGGCTTCCGTTGCCCACGGCCCAGGGCCGCGTGCTGTACGAGGCGCTCACCACGGGCGGGGTGCCGGAGACGCGCTACACGAGCACCCCGGTGGAGGTGAACACGTCCACCGTGAGCGGGCTGTCGTTCCAACTGCCGACGGATCCCTCGGGAGCGGCGCTCGACACCGCGCTCACGGGTGAGTACTCGGCCACGCTGCACCTCAAGCGCCTCTCGGACGCGGACGGCAAGACGTACACCTACTTCGACTTCGCCCGGGTGACGCGGCGGTGA
- the proB gene encoding glutamate 5-kinase — translation MNLSGRDAVRAARRVVVKIGTNALTHATGRFNRAHFDALSEDLLWAAQGRELVVVSSGAIALGVERLGLPARPKDIPGKQACAAVGQSRLMRAYEEAFDRAQRRVAQILLTHGDVQDRRRYLNVKHALERLLEAQVVPIINENDTVSVDELKFGDNDTLAGLVAGGVEADALIILSDVEGLFTADPRKNPDARMLPQVDAVTPELLALAGGSGSQVGTGGMTTKVRAAARAAESGVRCVITSGAVPGRLRAVLSGEPVGTLFESSGSRRSARTAWIAHALKPKGRLLVDAGAREAVTVGKRSLLPSGIRSVEGDFGRGDPVDLVDAQGQVFARGLSAYDDGELRRIAGLKSSDIESVLGYRYLDEAVHRDDLAVL, via the coding sequence GTGAACCTTTCCGGACGAGACGCGGTGCGCGCCGCGCGGCGCGTGGTGGTGAAGATCGGCACCAATGCCCTCACCCATGCGACGGGGCGCTTCAATCGGGCCCACTTCGACGCGCTGAGCGAGGATCTGCTCTGGGCGGCCCAGGGTCGGGAGCTGGTGGTGGTGTCCAGCGGCGCCATCGCCCTGGGCGTGGAGCGGCTGGGGCTGCCCGCGCGCCCCAAGGATATTCCCGGCAAGCAGGCCTGCGCGGCGGTGGGGCAGAGCCGCCTCATGCGGGCCTACGAGGAGGCGTTCGATCGGGCCCAGCGCCGCGTGGCGCAGATCCTCCTCACCCATGGGGACGTGCAGGACCGGCGGCGCTACCTCAACGTGAAGCACGCGCTGGAGCGCCTCCTGGAGGCCCAGGTGGTGCCCATCATCAACGAGAACGACACCGTGTCCGTGGACGAGCTCAAGTTCGGCGACAACGACACGCTGGCGGGGCTCGTCGCGGGTGGTGTGGAGGCCGACGCCCTCATCATCCTGTCCGACGTGGAGGGGCTCTTCACCGCGGACCCGCGCAAGAACCCCGACGCCCGGATGCTTCCCCAGGTGGACGCCGTCACGCCCGAGCTGCTCGCGCTCGCGGGGGGCTCGGGCAGCCAGGTGGGCACCGGCGGCATGACCACCAAGGTTCGCGCCGCCGCGCGCGCCGCCGAGTCGGGCGTGCGCTGCGTCATCACCTCGGGGGCCGTGCCGGGCCGCCTGCGCGCGGTGTTGTCGGGCGAGCCCGTGGGCACCCTCTTCGAGAGCTCCGGCAGTCGGCGCAGCGCGCGCACCGCGTGGATCGCCCATGCCCTCAAGCCCAAGGGCCGGCTGCTCGTGGACGCCGGGGCGCGCGAGGCCGTCACCGTGGGCAAGCGCAGCCTGCTGCCCTCGGGCATCCGCTCGGTGGAGGGGGACTTCGGCCGGGGAGATCCGGTGGATCTCGTGGACGCCCAGGGGCAGGTGTTCGCCCGGGGCCTGAGCGCCTACGACGATGGGGAGCTGCGGCGCATCGCGGGGCTCAAGAGCTCCGACATCGAGTCCGTGCTTGGCTACCGCTACCTCGACGAGGCCGTGCACCGCGACGACCTGGCCGTCCTCTGA
- a CDS encoding helix-turn-helix transcriptional regulator, which yields MDRTERLLDLVALFLDAREPISWAELRDHFPQDYRGTSDDAAERKFERDKAELLELGFPLTYIQGDDERKDGYIVDRDAYYLPEVDLTKEELAVLYAAGSAALTSGAFPGRDDLSHALRKIGFFAGDALPTPRVRMELGVEQDGPRLAAYLEQLWSACAARKWVQMTYGSPKRLDLSERRVEPYGLALRRGIWTLVGYCHLRQGIRTFHVHRIRTLKVNSSRPRTPDFEVPANFSADDYVASYPWQHRFHERVEARLRLTGELAPRAASLFPGAHVTPAPEGQGMLVTLPVTFLDGLLRFCLQLGPDCHVEAPDKAREDVAAMARRILEKHGEKPASSEVPT from the coding sequence ATGGACCGGACCGAACGTCTCCTTGATCTCGTGGCCCTGTTCCTGGACGCTCGGGAACCGATCTCCTGGGCGGAGCTGCGCGACCACTTCCCCCAGGACTACCGAGGCACCTCCGACGACGCCGCCGAGCGCAAGTTCGAGCGCGACAAGGCGGAGTTGCTGGAGCTTGGCTTCCCGCTCACCTACATCCAGGGCGACGACGAGCGGAAGGATGGCTACATCGTCGACCGCGACGCCTACTACCTGCCCGAGGTGGACCTCACCAAGGAGGAGCTGGCGGTGCTCTACGCCGCGGGCAGCGCCGCGCTCACCTCCGGGGCCTTTCCCGGCCGGGACGACCTGTCGCATGCCCTGCGCAAGATTGGCTTCTTCGCCGGCGACGCGCTGCCCACGCCCCGGGTGCGCATGGAACTGGGCGTGGAGCAGGACGGGCCCCGGCTGGCCGCGTACCTGGAGCAGCTCTGGAGCGCGTGCGCCGCGCGCAAATGGGTGCAGATGACCTATGGCTCACCCAAGCGGCTCGACCTGTCCGAGCGCCGGGTGGAGCCGTACGGGCTCGCGCTGCGCCGGGGCATCTGGACGCTGGTGGGCTACTGCCACCTGCGCCAGGGCATCCGCACCTTCCACGTGCACCGCATCCGCACCCTCAAGGTGAACTCCTCCCGGCCGCGCACCCCGGACTTCGAGGTGCCCGCGAACTTCTCCGCGGATGACTACGTGGCCAGCTACCCCTGGCAGCACCGCTTCCATGAGCGCGTGGAGGCTCGCCTGCGCCTCACCGGCGAGCTGGCCCCACGCGCCGCCTCGCTCTTTCCCGGCGCGCACGTCACCCCGGCCCCGGAGGGCCAGGGCATGCTCGTGACGCTGCCGGTGACGTTCCTGGATGGCCTCTTGCGCTTCTGTCTCCAGCTCGGCCCGGACTGCCACGTGGAGGCCCCGGACAAGGCGCGCGAGGACGTGGCGGCCATGGCCCGGCGCATCCTGGAAAAGCACGGCGAGAAGCCCGCCTCGTCCGAGGTGCCGACATGA
- a CDS encoding helix-turn-helix transcriptional regulator gives MSVHERLRRLLFLVPYVSSRQGITVEELARALNVSREHLLEDLDLLTCVGRPPFNPDDYIDIYVENDRVYVDLDQRLSAPPRLTVGEASALAAAAELLRPAAGDTLRGAVEKLERVLPPGAGARFREMYRKIDAALEAPEALGPLTQAIHGRCEVTFDYAAPGRGAPEPRRVRPLELLSHRGQWYLQAFCLTREDERLFRVDRMGALSLTTTLFQPREGARAEVPNPARRDADVRVLFTPLVAPYVRERFGEDARLLADGSVEVRVAGDNERWLTQWVLSFGGEAEVLEPASARAAVARAAKAALGV, from the coding sequence ATGAGCGTCCACGAGCGTCTGCGCCGCCTGCTGTTCCTCGTGCCCTATGTGTCCTCGCGCCAGGGCATCACCGTGGAGGAACTGGCGCGCGCCCTCAACGTCAGCCGGGAGCACCTGCTCGAGGATCTGGATCTGCTCACCTGCGTGGGCCGGCCCCCCTTCAACCCGGACGACTACATCGACATCTACGTCGAGAACGACCGCGTCTACGTGGACCTGGATCAGCGCCTGTCCGCGCCTCCGCGCCTGACGGTGGGCGAGGCCTCGGCCCTGGCCGCCGCGGCGGAGCTGCTGCGTCCGGCGGCCGGCGACACGCTGCGCGGCGCGGTGGAGAAGCTCGAGCGCGTGCTGCCTCCGGGCGCGGGGGCGCGTTTTCGCGAGATGTACCGGAAGATCGACGCCGCGCTGGAGGCCCCCGAGGCCCTGGGCCCACTCACCCAGGCCATCCACGGCCGCTGCGAGGTGACGTTCGACTACGCGGCCCCCGGACGGGGCGCTCCCGAGCCCCGGCGCGTCCGGCCGCTCGAGCTGCTCAGCCACCGCGGCCAGTGGTACCTGCAGGCCTTCTGCCTCACCCGCGAGGACGAGCGGCTCTTCCGGGTGGACCGCATGGGGGCGCTCTCGCTCACCACCACCCTGTTCCAGCCGCGCGAGGGCGCCCGAGCGGAGGTGCCCAACCCCGCCCGCCGCGACGCGGACGTCCGGGTGCTCTTCACTCCCCTGGTGGCCCCCTATGTCCGGGAGCGCTTCGGCGAGGACGCCCGCCTGCTGGCGGACGGGAGCGTCGAGGTGCGGGTCGCTGGAGACAACGAGCGCTGGTTGACGCAGTGGGTGCTATCGTTCGGCGGTGAGGCCGAGGTGCTTGAGCCTGCCTCGGCCCGTGCGGCCGTGGCGCGAGCGGCGAAGGCCGCGCTAGGAGTCTGA
- the hflX gene encoding GTPase HflX, translating into MKEIYGNTLGLKASEQSRLRNTYRRRVSPHEIVSPELARHLTELSRETNRQVGVLLNRKGEIEHVVVGNAHKLELPDIGRARAGQVRLRGLRLVHTHLKSEPLTKDDLTDLALLRLDMVAAIGVGHDGLPGVLHYAHLVPENGTGDFWSVSTLPDVHDGQPDVLDTLEALEEELSRKAAARAVSGRDKALLVAVCLDGNRAAAEASLSELKELARTAGVEVLDSVLQMRREADPRYLIGRGKLEELNLRSMQAMADVLIFDKDLTPSQGRHISEATSLKVIDRSQLILDIFAQRAQSAEGKLQVELAQLKYRLPRLVQSDTSLSRLAGGIGGRGPGETKLEIDRRRARDRINHLEKRIDTLSREREVRRAQRNRRDLPIISIVGYTNAGKSTLLNAITGSEVLAENKLFATLDPTSRRLRFPQEREVIITDTVGFIRDLPKDLVAAFRATLEELYDADLLLHVVDANDPSRDEQVEAVENILESLDLMQKPRLMVWNKAELLAPDDVEALLRSRGGVAISAARREGLASLLAKADTTLFAEGASQSLGVM; encoded by the coding sequence TTGAAGGAAATCTACGGCAACACCCTGGGCCTCAAGGCGAGCGAGCAGAGCCGGCTGCGCAACACCTATCGGCGCCGTGTGTCGCCCCATGAGATCGTCTCCCCCGAGCTGGCCCGTCACCTCACCGAGCTGTCGAGGGAGACCAACCGTCAGGTGGGCGTGCTCCTCAACCGCAAGGGGGAAATCGAACACGTGGTGGTGGGCAATGCCCACAAGCTGGAACTGCCGGACATCGGCCGTGCCCGCGCCGGTCAGGTGCGTCTGCGTGGCCTGCGCCTGGTGCACACCCACCTCAAGAGCGAGCCGCTCACGAAGGACGACCTGACGGACCTCGCGCTGCTGCGCCTGGACATGGTGGCGGCCATCGGCGTGGGCCATGACGGCCTGCCCGGCGTGCTGCACTACGCCCACCTGGTGCCCGAGAACGGCACGGGGGACTTCTGGAGCGTCTCCACCCTCCCGGATGTCCACGACGGCCAGCCCGACGTGCTCGACACCCTGGAGGCGCTGGAGGAGGAGCTCAGCCGCAAGGCCGCCGCGCGCGCCGTGTCCGGCCGTGACAAGGCCCTGCTCGTGGCCGTGTGCCTGGATGGCAACCGCGCCGCCGCCGAGGCCAGCCTCTCCGAGCTCAAGGAGCTGGCGCGCACCGCCGGCGTCGAGGTGCTCGACAGCGTGCTGCAGATGCGCCGCGAGGCCGACCCGCGCTACCTCATCGGCCGCGGCAAGCTCGAGGAGCTCAACCTGCGCTCCATGCAGGCCATGGCCGACGTGCTCATCTTCGACAAGGACCTCACCCCCTCGCAGGGGCGCCACATCAGCGAGGCCACCAGCCTCAAGGTCATCGACCGCAGCCAGCTCATCCTCGACATCTTCGCCCAGCGGGCGCAGAGCGCCGAGGGCAAGCTCCAGGTGGAGCTCGCCCAGCTCAAGTACCGCCTGCCCCGGCTCGTGCAGAGCGACACCTCGCTCAGCCGGCTCGCCGGTGGCATCGGGGGACGCGGCCCGGGTGAAACGAAGCTCGAGATCGATCGCCGCCGCGCGCGCGATCGCATCAACCACCTGGAGAAGCGCATCGACACGCTCTCGCGCGAGCGCGAGGTGCGGCGGGCCCAGCGCAACCGGCGCGACCTGCCCATCATCTCCATCGTGGGCTACACCAACGCGGGCAAGTCCACGCTGCTCAACGCCATCACCGGCTCGGAAGTGCTCGCGGAGAACAAGCTGTTCGCCACGTTGGACCCCACCAGCCGCCGGCTGCGCTTCCCCCAGGAGCGCGAGGTCATCATCACCGACACGGTGGGTTTCATCCGCGACCTGCCCAAGGATCTCGTCGCCGCCTTCCGCGCCACGCTGGAGGAGTTGTACGACGCGGATCTGCTGCTGCACGTGGTGGACGCCAACGATCCCTCGCGTGACGAGCAGGTGGAGGCGGTGGAGAACATCCTCGAGTCGCTCGACCTGATGCAGAAGCCCCGCCTCATGGTGTGGAACAAGGCGGAGCTGCTGGCGCCCGACGACGTGGAGGCCCTGCTGCGCTCGCGCGGAGGCGTGGCCATCAGCGCCGCGCGCCGCGAGGGCCTGGCCTCGCTCCTGGCCAAGGCGGACACCACCCTCTTCGCCGAGGGCGCCTCGCAGAGCCTGGGCGTGATGTAG
- a CDS encoding FHA domain-containing protein, translating into MSFQLTIAEGKEAGKEFVFEQDSVLIGRVAECDVVLYDAGISRRHCRIFAEEGQYYVEDMGSSNGTRVNGTLVPVKEKQVLDEGAQLSLGPVVFVFKPVAEESTSPGSAATDATVDENSTRIVSVEAVSRQRNRGEALAPEGADAETLDAARRSSTRTLPRARTGVQPSLPAGAPARPARGGAASAAALARAPDSAPAAPPSRRPASSSSAVARSNGAAGAPAGSSLSAADRARIKRESPGLVANLKLFWLDASLNVRRGLMALGGVLALGLVALIFWLVLDTGPAVQRGEEPVGLANKQIITDSFGLGDGVDWEHPDQKVFEWEYTSATRTLAILHYQAQGISEGELIVTVNGVDLGKVPPDTLASQDRVLEIMIPWQLLKKGELNRITFDNTKNPPGEDPWRVWNIWLERVPLPEISPEQLLEEARKAYTRGRKNMDNVMVGARNGYEGWKSFREAWLLLEAHPEPRPDLYYEARERMKDAQKELDKVCAKLMLEVERYVNQNKWQEANATLDHTREYFPDETDQLCAQKAEMKRGEISQ; encoded by the coding sequence ATGAGCTTCCAGCTGACGATCGCCGAGGGCAAGGAGGCGGGCAAGGAGTTCGTCTTCGAGCAGGACTCCGTTCTCATCGGTCGTGTCGCCGAGTGTGATGTCGTCCTGTACGACGCGGGCATCTCCCGCCGCCACTGCCGCATCTTCGCCGAGGAGGGCCAGTACTACGTCGAGGACATGGGCAGCTCCAACGGCACCCGGGTCAACGGCACACTGGTCCCCGTGAAGGAGAAGCAGGTCCTGGACGAAGGGGCCCAGCTGTCGCTCGGGCCGGTGGTGTTCGTCTTCAAGCCGGTGGCCGAGGAGTCCACCTCGCCCGGATCCGCTGCCACGGATGCCACGGTGGATGAGAACAGCACGCGCATCGTGTCCGTGGAGGCCGTGTCGCGCCAGCGCAACCGGGGCGAGGCCCTGGCACCCGAGGGCGCGGACGCGGAGACCCTCGACGCCGCGCGGCGCAGCTCCACCCGCACCCTGCCGCGCGCGCGCACCGGGGTGCAGCCCTCGCTGCCCGCGGGCGCTCCTGCCCGTCCCGCCCGGGGCGGTGCCGCCTCCGCCGCGGCCCTGGCGCGTGCTCCGGACTCGGCTCCCGCGGCGCCCCCCTCCCGGCGTCCTGCCTCCAGCTCCAGCGCGGTGGCGCGCTCCAACGGTGCCGCCGGTGCGCCCGCCGGCTCCTCCCTGTCCGCCGCGGATCGCGCCCGCATCAAGCGCGAGTCCCCGGGCCTGGTGGCCAACCTCAAGCTCTTCTGGCTCGATGCGAGCCTCAACGTGCGCCGCGGCCTCATGGCCCTGGGCGGCGTACTGGCGCTGGGCCTCGTGGCGCTCATCTTCTGGCTGGTGCTCGACACCGGCCCCGCCGTGCAGCGTGGCGAGGAGCCGGTGGGGCTGGCCAACAAGCAGATCATCACCGACTCCTTCGGCCTGGGCGATGGCGTGGACTGGGAGCACCCGGACCAGAAGGTCTTCGAGTGGGAGTACACCTCGGCCACCCGCACGCTCGCCATCCTGCACTATCAGGCGCAGGGCATCTCCGAGGGAGAGCTCATCGTGACGGTCAACGGCGTGGACCTGGGCAAGGTGCCTCCGGACACCCTGGCCAGCCAGGACCGGGTGCTGGAGATCATGATCCCCTGGCAGTTGCTCAAGAAGGGGGAGCTCAACCGCATCACCTTCGACAACACCAAGAATCCGCCCGGGGAGGACCCCTGGCGCGTCTGGAACATCTGGCTGGAGCGGGTGCCGCTGCCGGAGATCTCCCCCGAGCAGCTCCTCGAGGAGGCGCGCAAGGCGTACACGCGCGGGCGCAAGAACATGGACAACGTCATGGTGGGCGCGCGCAACGGCTACGAGGGCTGGAAGTCGTTCCGCGAGGCGTGGCTGCTGCTGGAAGCCCACCCCGAGCCCCGTCCGGACCTCTACTACGAGGCGCGCGAGCGCATGAAGGATGCCCAGAAGGAGCTGGACAAGGTGTGCGCCAAGCTCATGCTGGAGGTGGAACGCTACGTCAACCAGAACAAGTGGCAGGAGGCCAACGCCACCCTGGACCACACGCGCGAGTACTTCCCGGACGAGACGGATCAGCTCTGCGCTCAAAAGGCGGAGATGAAGCGCGGGGAAATCAGTCAATGA
- a CDS encoding DUF2381 family protein, protein MLFLLASVPVFAGDRSAGRMSRQRTVRVSTDASGAPSEVHVAGGTPTLVSLDVRLGPEGPRLQKGEGHVRLVPVEGSSFLIIPSVDLPKGERLLVSVPLEQGGLLSLALSSVRDEVDTQVGFLLHAPAPVEVEEGAGDMARLLNEARAEPVEMAPPGMCLLNSGDSLVRLRSVLRLDHYVFVSFLLWERRRSADVSKRLLLRSVIQEGSVVPLPVLRVSSVLSASSPRQYTFVSVLPEGATHLEVVLRGEGDAEGSLSLPLIRLRSAP, encoded by the coding sequence GTGCTTTTCCTGCTCGCTTCCGTACCGGTCTTCGCTGGGGACCGGAGCGCCGGACGCATGTCCCGGCAGCGCACCGTGCGGGTTTCCACCGACGCGAGCGGGGCACCCTCCGAAGTACATGTCGCGGGTGGCACCCCCACGCTCGTCTCCCTCGATGTGCGCCTGGGTCCCGAGGGGCCGCGGCTCCAGAAGGGGGAGGGCCATGTCCGGCTCGTTCCCGTGGAGGGCTCGTCCTTCCTCATCATTCCCTCCGTGGATCTCCCCAAGGGTGAGCGGCTCCTTGTTTCCGTTCCCCTCGAGCAGGGAGGGTTGCTCTCCCTCGCGTTGAGTTCCGTCCGCGACGAGGTGGATACCCAGGTCGGGTTCCTGCTCCACGCGCCCGCTCCTGTCGAAGTCGAAGAGGGCGCTGGTGACATGGCCCGGCTCCTCAATGAGGCACGTGCGGAGCCCGTCGAGATGGCCCCGCCAGGGATGTGCCTCCTCAACAGTGGAGACTCCTTGGTGCGGCTCCGCTCCGTTCTGCGGCTCGACCACTACGTCTTCGTCTCGTTTCTCCTCTGGGAGAGACGGCGCTCCGCCGATGTGAGCAAGCGCCTCCTGCTGCGCTCCGTCATTCAGGAGGGCTCTGTCGTGCCCTTGCCCGTCCTGCGCGTCTCCTCGGTGCTGTCCGCCTCTTCCCCTCGGCAGTACACCTTCGTGTCGGTCCTCCCGGAGGGGGCCACCCATCTGGAGGTGGTGCTGAGAGGCGAGGGGGACGCGGAGGGCTCGCTCTCGCTACCCCTGATCCGGCTGAGGTCGGCACCATGA
- a CDS encoding phospholipase D-like domain-containing protein gives MREQEGGSGAEVRGGALEGPGRIIARPPANTPRWNAEVSTALLARYYLPPSHSPLRGNDCQLLRDGVEVYPSMLEAIRNARRYVHLETYMFLSDAVGELFGEALAEAAERGVHVKVLYDALGSWSSRGDFFESLRARGVDIRPFKPFSSLGRGLRHLLRRDHRKILSVDGEVAFIGGVNIAVHWAPKGQGGDCWRDDVLRVEGPAVYELERRFVATWRMAFQDKFRSWREGRRRRKQVRARLQSQGRGGVGLAVLSNRRSIHRAYLHAISRARRSVLVAAAYFVPDRKLVAALRDAAQRGVEVCLLLNARGDHPWIMNATRSFYEKLLTAGVRIFEWERCVLHTKTAVVDGVWGTIGSFNLERLSLAFNHEANAVFTDPRLGFQLENAIRGDCQDCREVDLTVFRQRPLWRKVLERVLYAFRRLI, from the coding sequence ATGCGTGAGCAGGAAGGGGGCAGTGGGGCGGAGGTCAGGGGAGGGGCGCTGGAGGGGCCCGGGCGGATCATCGCTCGTCCACCCGCCAACACCCCGCGCTGGAACGCGGAGGTTTCCACGGCCTTGCTCGCCCGCTACTACCTGCCCCCCTCGCACTCTCCGTTGAGGGGGAATGACTGCCAGTTGCTGCGCGACGGCGTGGAGGTCTACCCCTCCATGCTGGAGGCCATCCGCAACGCGCGCCGGTATGTCCACCTCGAGACATACATGTTCTTGTCCGACGCGGTGGGCGAGCTGTTCGGCGAGGCCCTGGCGGAAGCGGCCGAGCGCGGCGTGCACGTGAAGGTGCTGTACGACGCGCTGGGCTCCTGGTCGAGCCGCGGCGACTTCTTCGAGTCCCTGCGTGCCCGGGGCGTGGATATCCGTCCCTTCAAGCCCTTCAGCAGCCTGGGCCGGGGCCTGCGCCACCTGCTGCGGAGGGATCATCGGAAGATCCTCTCGGTGGATGGCGAGGTGGCCTTCATCGGCGGGGTGAACATCGCCGTGCACTGGGCCCCCAAGGGGCAGGGGGGCGACTGCTGGCGCGACGACGTGCTCCGGGTGGAGGGGCCGGCGGTGTACGAGCTGGAGCGCCGCTTCGTGGCCACCTGGCGCATGGCCTTCCAGGACAAGTTCCGCTCCTGGCGCGAGGGCCGCCGCCGGCGCAAGCAGGTGCGCGCGCGGCTCCAGTCCCAGGGAAGGGGCGGCGTGGGCCTGGCGGTGCTCTCCAACCGCCGGAGCATCCACCGCGCCTACCTGCATGCCATCTCCCGCGCCCGCCGCAGCGTGCTGGTGGCGGCCGCCTACTTCGTGCCGGACCGCAAGCTCGTGGCCGCGTTGCGCGACGCCGCCCAGCGGGGCGTGGAGGTGTGCCTGCTGCTCAACGCCCGGGGCGACCACCCGTGGATCATGAACGCCACGCGCTCCTTCTACGAGAAGCTGCTCACCGCGGGGGTGCGCATCTTCGAGTGGGAGCGGTGCGTGCTGCACACCAAGACGGCGGTGGTGGACGGCGTGTGGGGCACCATCGGCTCGTTCAACCTCGAGCGGTTGTCGCTCGCCTTCAACCACGAGGCGAACGCCGTCTTCACCGATCCTCGGCTGGGCTTCCAGTTGGAGAACGCCATTCGCGGCGACTGCCAGGATTGCCGCGAGGTGGACCTGACCGTGTTCCGCCAGCGGCCCCTCTGGCGCAAGGTGCTCGAGCGCGTGCTGTACGCCTTCCGCCGGCTCATCTGA